The genomic region GTCGTCCATGCCTCCAAGCTTCACAGGCACCACTGACAATCGGCCGCCGCGTGCAGCGGCGATGATGGGTGCCGCCTCCCGGTCGCGGGAGGCATGGGAGCGAGGAGCGGCACGCATGGCACGTCGGGTACACCAGCCATTGGAGGACCAGGAGTTCGACTTCATCCTCTCCATGGCGCCGGGGCCGGTTCTCGCCTACTTCTGCGGGAGCTGGCCGAAGGCCCTGGAGGCGTGCCGGGCGATGGACACGCTCGTCGGCGAGCTGTCCGAGGAGTACGGGGCGCGGTTCACCGCCGTCCGCACCGACATGACCCGCTGCCCCGGGCCGACCAGGCGTTACGGCGTGACCGGCGCGCCGACCGCCGTGCTCATCAGGGACGGTGAGGCATTCGCGAGCCAGGCCGGACCGATGACGCGCGAGGAGTTCCGGGCGTTCCTGGACGCCCACCTCTGAGGCCGCCTCCGTAGGCCGGGCCGCCGGTTGGGCCCTGTGGGCGAACTCGGGTGATCTGGCCGAAAGTGGCATAGGTGGGATAGGTGCCTCAGGCATGTAATGGAGTCCGGCGAGACGGAACCATCGCTTGCGAGGTGCTCCATGTCAGAGACAGTTGCCTTCCCTCAGGACCGAACCTGCCCCTACCACCCACCGGCTGCTTACGAACCCCTGCGGGAGAGCCGGCCGCTCTCCCGCGTCACCCTCTTCGACGGCCGCTCCGTATGGGTGGTCACCGGGCACGCCGAGGCGCGTGCCCTGCTCGCGGACGGCCGGCTCTCCGCCGACCGCCGCAACGCGGCCTTCCCGGCGCCGACCAGGCGGTTCAAGGGGCTGCAGAACCGGCGTGCCGCACTGCTCGGGGTCGACGACCCCGAGCACAACGTCCAGCGCCGGATGCTGATCCCCAGCTTCACGCTGAAGCGGACGGCCGCCCTGCGGCCGCGGATCCAGCAGACCGTGGACCGGCTGATCGACGAGATGGTGGCGGGCGGTCCGCAGGCCGAACTGGTGGGCGACTTCGCCCTACCGGTGCCGTCGATGGTGATCTGTGCCCTGCTCGGGGTCCCGTACGAGGACCACGAGTTCTTCGAGGGACAGTCGCGGCGGCTGCTGCGCGGCCCGGAGCCGGCCGACGTGGAGGACGCCCGCCGCCGACTGGACGGCTATCTCGTCGGCCTGATCGAGCGCAAGCGCCGGGAGCCCGGCGACGGGCTGCTCGACGAGCTCATCGCGCAGCGCCTGGAGACGGGCGAGATCGACGTCGAGGAGCTGGTCGCCCTCGCCGTGATCCTGCTGGTGGCGGGGCACGAGACGACCGCCAACATGATCTCGCTCGGCACGTTCACCCTGCTGCGCCATCCGGAGCAGCTGGCCGAACTGCGGGCCGACCCGGCGCTCATCTCCTCGGCCGTGGAGGAGCTGATGCGGTTCCTGTCGATCGCCGACGGAATGCTGCGGGTGGCGACCGAGGACATCGCCGTCGGCGGGGTGACGGTGCGCGCGGACGACGGGGTCGTCTTCTCCACTTCCGTCATCAACCGCGACGACTCCGTCTTCGAGGAGCCGGACGCGCTGGACTGGCACCGGCCCACCCGCCACCACCTGGCCTTCGGCTTCGGCATCCACCAGTGCCTGGGCCAGAACCTGGCCCGTGCGGAGATGGAGATCGCGCTGGGCACGCTCTTCGAGCGGCTGCCCGGACTGCGGCTGGCGGCCGAGCCAGACCGGATCCCCTTCAAGCCCGGCGACACCATCCAGGGGATGGTCGAACTCCCCGTGGCGTGGTGAGGGCCGTGCCGGCCCGGCGGCTGCGCATCGACATCGA from Streptomyces sp. NBC_00190 harbors:
- a CDS encoding cytochrome P450, which produces MSETVAFPQDRTCPYHPPAAYEPLRESRPLSRVTLFDGRSVWVVTGHAEARALLADGRLSADRRNAAFPAPTRRFKGLQNRRAALLGVDDPEHNVQRRMLIPSFTLKRTAALRPRIQQTVDRLIDEMVAGGPQAELVGDFALPVPSMVICALLGVPYEDHEFFEGQSRRLLRGPEPADVEDARRRLDGYLVGLIERKRREPGDGLLDELIAQRLETGEIDVEELVALAVILLVAGHETTANMISLGTFTLLRHPEQLAELRADPALISSAVEELMRFLSIADGMLRVATEDIAVGGVTVRADDGVVFSTSVINRDDSVFEEPDALDWHRPTRHHLAFGFGIHQCLGQNLARAEMEIALGTLFERLPGLRLAAEPDRIPFKPGDTIQGMVELPVAW
- a CDS encoding thioredoxin family protein — its product is MARRVHQPLEDQEFDFILSMAPGPVLAYFCGSWPKALEACRAMDTLVGELSEEYGARFTAVRTDMTRCPGPTRRYGVTGAPTAVLIRDGEAFASQAGPMTREEFRAFLDAHL